A section of the Cumulibacter manganitolerans genome encodes:
- a CDS encoding RNA degradosome polyphosphate kinase, translating into MSEVVVDLSESPDRFTNRENSWLDFNARVLASAEDHRVPLLERVKFLAIFASNLDEFYMVRVAGLKRRQSMGLLVRSADGLTAAEQLTLINERAQELVDRHVKCFTDDVLPALRAEGIDIVTHDQLSTDEKHRMTEYFMQKIFPVLTPLAVDPAHPFPYISGRSLNLAAVIREPGGKIERFARVKIPPNVDRFVRLGKDRFLPLESLVAANLDSLFPGLEVVDHHPFRVTRNADLDVEEDRDEDLLQALERELARRRFGPAVRLEVTAEMDEKTLDLLTREIEVDPGDVLVVPGLLDLSSLWAIVKVDRPDLKDDPFVPGSPARLAKGDSFFDVLADGDVLLHHPYDSFATTVQTFIEQAAADPHVLAIKQTLYRTSGDSPIVHALIAAAEAGKQVVVLVEIKARFDEEANISWARALERAGCHVVYGIVGLKTHCKTALVVRQEGGTLRRYCHIGTGNYNPKTARMYEDLGLLTADPEIGADLTDLFNVLTGYSRQTEYRKLLVAPYGVRTGLVQRIEREAEHARAGRAARIIIKTNHIVDEESIDALYRASQAGVRIDLIVRTNCAVRPGVAGLSENIRVRSIVGRFLEHSRVAHFLNDDDPEVFIGSADLMHRNLDRRVEVLVRVDDPEAKATITRMVERLMADEIIGWDLQPDGTWTNSERGPLGATIDPQKEQIEHIGSGA; encoded by the coding sequence ATGAGCGAAGTCGTCGTCGATCTGTCCGAGTCCCCCGATCGTTTCACCAACCGCGAGAACTCGTGGCTCGACTTCAACGCGCGCGTGCTGGCCTCGGCCGAGGATCACCGGGTGCCGCTGCTGGAGCGGGTCAAGTTCCTCGCGATCTTCGCCAGCAACCTCGACGAGTTCTACATGGTCCGCGTCGCGGGCCTCAAGCGCCGCCAGAGCATGGGGCTGCTGGTGCGCTCGGCCGACGGCCTCACCGCGGCCGAGCAGCTGACGCTGATCAACGAGCGCGCCCAGGAGCTCGTCGACCGGCACGTCAAGTGCTTCACCGACGACGTGCTGCCGGCATTGCGCGCCGAAGGCATCGACATCGTCACGCACGACCAGCTCTCGACCGACGAGAAGCACCGCATGACGGAGTACTTCATGCAGAAGATCTTCCCGGTCCTCACTCCCCTGGCGGTCGATCCGGCGCACCCGTTCCCCTACATCTCGGGCCGGTCGCTGAACCTCGCGGCGGTCATCCGCGAGCCCGGCGGCAAGATCGAGCGGTTCGCGCGAGTGAAGATCCCGCCGAACGTGGACCGGTTCGTACGGCTCGGCAAGGACCGCTTCCTGCCGCTGGAGTCGCTGGTCGCGGCCAACCTCGACAGCCTGTTCCCCGGCCTGGAGGTCGTCGACCACCACCCGTTCCGGGTCACCCGCAACGCCGACCTGGACGTCGAGGAGGACCGGGACGAGGACCTCCTGCAGGCCCTCGAGCGCGAGCTGGCCCGGCGCCGGTTCGGTCCCGCGGTGCGCCTCGAGGTCACCGCCGAGATGGACGAGAAGACCCTGGACCTGCTGACTCGCGAGATCGAGGTCGATCCCGGCGACGTGCTCGTCGTACCCGGTCTGCTGGACCTGTCCTCGCTGTGGGCGATCGTCAAGGTGGACCGCCCCGACCTCAAGGACGATCCGTTCGTCCCGGGATCGCCCGCGAGACTGGCGAAGGGCGACTCGTTCTTCGACGTCCTCGCCGACGGCGACGTGCTGCTGCACCACCCGTACGACTCCTTCGCGACGACCGTGCAGACCTTCATCGAGCAGGCGGCGGCCGACCCGCACGTGCTCGCCATCAAGCAGACCCTCTATCGGACCAGCGGCGACTCCCCGATCGTGCACGCCCTGATTGCCGCCGCCGAGGCCGGCAAGCAGGTCGTGGTGCTGGTCGAGATCAAGGCGAGGTTCGACGAGGAGGCGAACATCAGCTGGGCCCGCGCGCTCGAGCGCGCGGGCTGCCATGTGGTGTACGGGATCGTCGGGCTGAAGACGCACTGCAAGACCGCGCTGGTCGTCCGCCAGGAGGGCGGCACTTTGCGCCGCTACTGCCACATCGGCACCGGCAACTACAACCCGAAGACCGCCCGGATGTACGAGGACCTCGGCCTGCTCACCGCGGACCCCGAGATCGGCGCCGACCTGACCGACCTGTTCAACGTGCTCACCGGCTACTCGCGCCAGACGGAGTACCGCAAGCTGCTCGTCGCCCCGTACGGCGTCCGCACGGGGCTGGTGCAGCGGATCGAGCGCGAGGCCGAGCACGCGCGCGCGGGTCGCGCGGCGCGGATCATCATCAAGACCAACCACATCGTGGACGAGGAGTCGATCGACGCGCTGTACCGCGCCTCGCAGGCAGGCGTGCGTATCGACCTGATCGTGCGCACGAACTGCGCGGTGCGCCCGGGGGTGGCCGGGCTGTCCGAGAACATCCGGGTCCGCTCCATCGTCGGCCGGTTCCTCGAGCACTCGCGCGTCGCCCACTTCCTCAACGACGACGACCCGGAGGTGTTCATCGGATCGGCCGACCTGATGCACCGGAACCTGGACCGCCGCGTCGAGGTCCTCGTGCGCGTCGACGACCCCGAGGCGAAGGCGACGATCACCCGCATGGTGGAACGCCTGATGGCCGACGAGATCATCGGCTGGGACCTGCAGCCCGACGGGACGTGGACGAACTCCGAGCGCGGGCCGCTCGGTGCGACCATCGACCCGCAGAAGGAACAGATCGAGCACATCGGCTCCGGTGCGTGA
- a CDS encoding NUDIX hydrolase, with translation MPASERLTAAGGLLWRRRAERTEVLLVHRPGYDDWSLPKGKPDRGENPLQTAVREVTEETGLPFTVGPRLGRVTYRVKDRTKVVSYFSMRLDAGCAAVPAAADVEEVDEFAWLPTDKAMHALTYAGDRHILGNFAHFGTAEVSLILVRHGRAGSRSRWTGPDDLRPLDAKGARQAEAIGATLGAFGPQSLLAAAPTRCVQTAEPLGGATGLPIGRTPALADAVWESDPEASVAEATSLAQHGRRVVVVSQGKTMRGVLERLLPPRSMGYPTKKGGLWVLGALAGRIVTHDYYPSLLAG, from the coding sequence GTGCCCGCCTCGGAGCGGCTGACCGCCGCAGGCGGTCTGCTGTGGCGCCGGCGGGCCGAGCGCACCGAGGTGCTGCTGGTGCACCGCCCGGGGTATGACGACTGGTCGCTGCCGAAGGGGAAGCCCGACCGGGGCGAGAATCCCCTCCAGACCGCGGTCCGGGAGGTCACCGAGGAGACGGGGCTGCCGTTCACGGTGGGCCCCCGGCTCGGGCGGGTGACCTATCGGGTCAAGGACCGCACGAAGGTCGTGTCCTACTTCTCGATGCGCCTCGATGCCGGCTGCGCCGCCGTTCCCGCTGCCGCCGACGTCGAGGAGGTCGACGAGTTCGCCTGGTTGCCCACCGACAAGGCGATGCACGCGTTGACGTACGCCGGCGACCGCCACATCCTCGGCAACTTCGCGCACTTCGGGACCGCGGAGGTGTCGCTCATCCTGGTGCGGCACGGCCGCGCCGGCTCCCGCTCGCGGTGGACGGGCCCCGACGACCTCCGCCCGCTGGACGCCAAGGGCGCGCGCCAGGCGGAGGCGATCGGCGCCACGCTCGGCGCGTTCGGGCCGCAGTCGCTGCTGGCGGCCGCGCCCACCCGCTGCGTCCAGACCGCCGAACCGCTGGGCGGCGCCACCGGGCTGCCGATCGGGCGGACGCCGGCGCTGGCGGACGCGGTGTGGGAGTCGGATCCCGAGGCGTCGGTCGCCGAGGCGACCTCGCTGGCCCAGCACGGGCGGCGGGTCGTGGTGGTGAGCCAGGGCAAGACGATGCGTGGGGTGCTCGAACGGCTGCTGCCGCCGCGAAGCATGGGCTATCCGACGAAGAAGGGCGGCCTGTGGGTCCTGGGGGCACTCGCCGGCCGGATCGTCACGCACGACTACTACCCCTCGCTGCTGGCCGGCTAG
- a CDS encoding HU family DNA-binding protein: protein MNKSELIDALATRLDGDKKRANAAIDAFVDVVFRAVQKGDKVSIAGFGVFEKRPRAARIARNPATGEPVKLKKTSVPAFRPGTQFKSVVAGRVKLGAAPRPAKAPAKTAAAKATTAAKAPAKKATSARTTAAKATAAKTPAKKTAAKATAAKTTAAKATAAKAPARKSAAKSTAAKAPAKKTATKTTATKTAAAKKTAAKAPAKKATPARKTTARKAPAKKA, encoded by the coding sequence GTGAACAAGTCCGAACTTATCGACGCGCTCGCCACGCGCCTGGACGGGGACAAGAAGCGCGCCAACGCCGCCATCGACGCCTTCGTCGACGTCGTCTTCCGGGCCGTGCAGAAGGGCGACAAGGTCTCGATCGCCGGTTTCGGGGTGTTCGAGAAGCGTCCGCGCGCCGCGCGCATCGCCCGCAACCCGGCCACCGGCGAGCCGGTCAAGCTGAAGAAGACCTCCGTCCCGGCGTTCCGCCCGGGCACCCAGTTCAAGAGCGTCGTCGCGGGCCGGGTCAAGCTCGGCGCCGCGCCTCGTCCGGCGAAGGCCCCCGCCAAGACGGCCGCCGCGAAGGCCACCACCGCAGCGAAGGCGCCGGCGAAGAAGGCGACCTCGGCGAGGACCACCGCGGCCAAGGCCACCGCCGCGAAGACGCCGGCGAAGAAGACCGCCGCCAAGGCGACTGCCGCCAAGACGACCGCGGCGAAGGCGACCGCGGCCAAGGCCCCCGCCCGGAAGTCCGCGGCGAAGAGCACTGCCGCCAAGGCGCCGGCGAAGAAGACCGCCACCAAGACCACCGCCACCAAGACGGCCGCGGCGAAGAAGACGGCCGCGAAGGCCCCGGCCAAGAAGGCCACGCCCGCCCGCAAGACCACCGCGCGCAAGGCGCCGGCCAAGAAGGCCTAG
- the leuD gene encoding 3-isopropylmalate dehydratase small subunit, with protein sequence MQQFTTHTGTMAPLRRNNVDTDQIIPAVYLKRVTKTGFEDGLFAAWRTNEPDFVLNRPEYQGASVLVAGPDFGTGSSREHAVWALRDGGFRVVISSRFADIFRGNSLKDGLLTIVLPEADVERLMALAEKDPTTQVTVDLVNRTITPALADAGSASDAESAAMSFEIDDYSRWRLMEGLDDIGLTLRHVDEIDAFEAKRPAYKPVTT encoded by the coding sequence ATGCAGCAGTTCACCACGCACACCGGCACCATGGCGCCCCTGCGCCGCAACAACGTCGACACCGACCAGATCATCCCCGCGGTGTATCTCAAGCGAGTCACCAAGACCGGCTTCGAGGACGGCCTGTTCGCCGCCTGGCGGACGAACGAACCGGACTTCGTGCTGAACCGGCCGGAGTACCAGGGCGCCTCGGTGCTCGTCGCCGGGCCGGACTTCGGGACCGGATCCTCGCGCGAGCACGCCGTCTGGGCGCTGCGCGACGGCGGGTTCCGGGTCGTGATCTCCTCGCGGTTCGCGGACATCTTCCGCGGCAACTCCCTCAAGGACGGCCTGCTGACGATCGTGCTCCCCGAGGCCGACGTCGAGCGGCTGATGGCTCTGGCCGAGAAGGATCCGACGACCCAGGTGACCGTCGACCTGGTCAATCGGACGATCACGCCCGCGCTCGCGGATGCCGGTTCTGCAAGCGATGCGGAGTCCGCGGCGATGTCGTTCGAGATCGACGACTACAGCCGGTGGCGGCTGATGGAGGGCCTCGACGACATCGGCCTGACGCTGCGCCACGTCGACGAGATCGACGCCTTCGAGGCGAAGCGGCCGGCGTACAAGCCCGTCACGACGTGA
- the leuC gene encoding 3-isopropylmalate dehydratase large subunit, with product MGTTLAEKIWEQHVVHRAEGEPDLLYIDLHLLHEVTSPQAFDGLRSAGRPVRRPDLTLATEDHNVPTTDVDKPIADPVSRLQVETLRKNCAEFGVPIYPMGDANQGIVHVIGPQLGLTQPGMTVVCGDSHTSTHGAFGALAFGIGTSEVEQVMATQTLPLRPFKTMSVTVEGKLGPDVTAKDIILAVIAQIGTGGGQGHVIEYRGSAIEALSMEARMTVCNMSIEAGARAGMIAPDETTFEFLKGRERAPQGADWDAAVEYWKTLRTDDDATFDTEVVLDTASLTPFVTWGTNPGQGASLDASIPDPAQITDVDKRGAAEKALAYMGLQAGTPLREVAVDTVFVGSCTNGRIEDLRAAAAVIEGRQVADSVRMLIVPGSMKVKQQAEAEGLDRIFTAAGAEWRSAGCSMCLGMNPDQLAPGERSASTSNRNFEGRQGKGGRTHLVSPVVAAATAVRGTLSSPSDLDK from the coding sequence ATGGGCACCACCCTGGCCGAGAAGATCTGGGAGCAGCACGTCGTCCACCGTGCGGAGGGGGAACCGGATCTGCTGTACATCGACCTCCACCTGCTGCACGAGGTCACCAGCCCGCAGGCGTTCGACGGGCTGCGCAGCGCCGGGCGCCCGGTCCGCCGGCCCGACCTGACCCTCGCCACCGAGGACCACAACGTGCCGACGACGGACGTCGACAAGCCGATCGCCGATCCGGTCTCGCGGCTGCAGGTCGAGACGCTGCGCAAGAACTGCGCCGAGTTCGGCGTCCCGATCTACCCGATGGGCGACGCCAACCAGGGCATCGTGCACGTGATCGGCCCGCAGCTCGGCCTCACGCAGCCGGGCATGACCGTCGTCTGCGGTGACAGCCACACCTCCACGCACGGCGCGTTCGGCGCGCTCGCGTTCGGCATCGGCACGTCCGAGGTCGAGCAGGTCATGGCGACCCAGACGCTCCCGCTGCGTCCCTTCAAGACGATGTCCGTGACCGTCGAGGGCAAGCTCGGCCCGGACGTCACGGCGAAGGACATCATCCTCGCCGTCATCGCGCAGATCGGCACCGGCGGCGGCCAGGGGCACGTCATCGAGTACCGCGGCTCGGCCATCGAGGCCCTGTCGATGGAAGCGCGGATGACCGTCTGCAACATGTCCATCGAGGCCGGGGCTCGCGCCGGGATGATCGCCCCCGACGAGACGACGTTCGAGTTCCTGAAGGGACGCGAGCGCGCACCGCAGGGCGCCGACTGGGACGCCGCCGTCGAGTACTGGAAGACGCTGCGCACGGACGACGACGCCACGTTCGACACCGAGGTCGTGCTGGACACCGCGAGCCTGACCCCGTTCGTCACCTGGGGCACTAACCCGGGCCAGGGCGCGTCGCTGGACGCCTCGATCCCGGACCCCGCCCAGATCACCGACGTCGACAAGCGCGGTGCCGCGGAGAAGGCGCTGGCCTACATGGGGCTGCAGGCCGGCACGCCGCTGCGCGAGGTCGCCGTCGACACCGTGTTCGTCGGATCATGCACCAACGGCCGGATCGAGGATCTGCGGGCGGCCGCCGCGGTCATCGAGGGCCGGCAGGTGGCCGACAGCGTCCGCATGCTCATCGTCCCCGGGTCGATGAAGGTGAAGCAGCAGGCCGAGGCCGAGGGCCTCGACCGGATCTTCACCGCGGCCGGAGCGGAATGGCGCTCGGCGGGATGCTCGATGTGCCTGGGAATGAACCCCGACCAGCTGGCGCCGGGCGAGCGCTCGGCGTCCACCTCGAACCGCAACTTCGAAGGCCGGCAGGGCAAGGGCGGTCGCACCCACCTGGTGTCCCCGGTCGTGGCCGCGGCGACGGCGGTCCGCGGAACCCTGTCCTCTCCCAGCGATCTGGATAAGTAG
- a CDS encoding IclR family transcriptional regulator produces the protein MEHAVTGIGVLDKAVAIIECCSRTPRSLAELVEELGLPRATAHRIASALETHRVLRRDNQSRWVVGPAVLELAAFARDPLVDASLAVLRKLRDLTGESAQLFVREDETRVCVAASERSSGLRDTVPIGARLSMKAGSAAHVLIAWSEEADIMHTLSDSAFTTRTIAGVRRRGWSASIAEREPGVASISAPVRDRRGKVVAAISISGPAERIGRSPGTRLSRPLLNAAAELERKL, from the coding sequence ATGGAACACGCAGTCACAGGCATCGGCGTCCTCGACAAGGCGGTCGCGATCATCGAATGCTGCTCGCGCACCCCGCGGTCGCTCGCCGAGCTGGTCGAGGAGCTCGGCCTCCCTCGCGCCACCGCGCATCGCATCGCCTCCGCCCTCGAGACCCACCGTGTGCTGCGCCGGGACAACCAGAGCCGCTGGGTCGTCGGGCCCGCCGTCCTCGAGCTCGCCGCCTTCGCCCGCGACCCCCTGGTCGACGCCTCGCTGGCGGTGCTGCGCAAGCTGCGCGACCTGACCGGCGAGAGCGCGCAGCTGTTCGTGCGCGAGGACGAGACGCGCGTGTGCGTCGCGGCCTCGGAGCGCTCGAGCGGGCTGCGCGACACGGTGCCGATCGGCGCACGGCTGTCGATGAAGGCCGGGTCCGCCGCGCACGTGCTGATCGCGTGGAGCGAGGAGGCCGACATCATGCACACCCTGTCCGACTCGGCGTTCACCACCCGGACGATCGCCGGTGTGCGCCGGCGCGGCTGGTCGGCGTCGATCGCCGAGCGCGAGCCGGGCGTGGCCTCGATCTCGGCGCCGGTACGCGACCGTCGTGGCAAGGTGGTCGCCGCGATCTCGATCTCCGGACCCGCCGAGCGCATCGGCCGCTCGCCCGGGACCCGGCTCTCGCGCCCGCTGCTGAACGCCGCCGCGGAGCTCGAGCGCAAGCTCTGA
- a CDS encoding response regulator, with amino-acid sequence MSHPPPRVLVVDDQELIRAGFRMILERNGLEVLAEAADGVEAVGLAEKLSPDVVLMDVRMPRMDGIEATRRIVARRSDTRVVALTTFDLDEYVYEAVRAGASGFLLKDISPADLVHAVGVAARGDALLAPALTRRLLDRYVSRPLPSIRPDRLAAATARELDVLRLVARGRSNSEIAGGLFLSEATVKTYVSRLLAKLAVRDRVQLTILAYQCGLVPPGDDILGD; translated from the coding sequence ATGAGCCACCCACCGCCCCGGGTGCTGGTGGTCGACGACCAGGAGCTGATCCGGGCCGGCTTCCGGATGATCCTGGAACGCAACGGGCTCGAGGTCCTCGCCGAGGCGGCCGACGGTGTCGAGGCGGTCGGCCTGGCCGAGAAGCTCTCGCCCGACGTGGTCCTGATGGACGTCCGTATGCCTCGGATGGACGGCATCGAGGCAACCCGCCGGATCGTCGCGCGCAGGTCGGACACCAGGGTCGTCGCGCTCACGACCTTCGACCTCGACGAGTACGTCTACGAAGCCGTGCGCGCGGGCGCGAGCGGGTTCCTGCTCAAGGACATCTCGCCGGCAGACCTGGTCCACGCGGTCGGCGTCGCGGCGCGCGGAGACGCCCTCCTCGCGCCGGCGCTCACCCGGCGCCTGCTCGACCGCTACGTGTCGCGCCCGCTGCCGAGCATTCGGCCCGACCGGCTCGCCGCGGCCACTGCGCGCGAGCTCGACGTGCTGCGCCTCGTCGCCCGGGGCCGGTCGAACAGCGAGATCGCGGGAGGCCTGTTCCTGAGCGAAGCGACCGTCAAGACCTACGTGTCGCGGCTGCTGGCCAAGCTCGCCGTGCGCGACCGCGTGCAGCTGACGATCCTCGCGTACCAGTGCGGGCTGGTCCCTCCCGGTGATGACATCCTCGGCGACTGA
- a CDS encoding sensor histidine kinase, with protein sequence MSTSDDCPIDIGRIYSGDVLARILRTRLTRVEAVLAAGVLVLGLGEVWVPFSSRQGTGSATATTVGVVLVAALMLVSRREPLVVLIAFPVIWLVVGVIASSYVLFYGQAVPLEIGVFMAARFGRGRAPLYAALIAGASLLGVDLLVPAMQEANEIVFHWAVTALVWSAGFGLRTLDRREKASIRRAVEAEVGAAERAMRAVLDERAVIARELHDIVGHAVSSMVVQAGAAEAGADDPDYVRETAASIRSTGIDALGEMRRLVSMLRTADEAPLSPQPRLEALPALIEKTSAQGVQAALTVTGTPRPLPAGLDLVVYRIVQEALTNVRRHAVARRCDVSLDYGPYCVSVAVVDDGSTASSGPPASGHGLVGMRERVALYGGELAAGPGQAGGFAVRATLPVPQ encoded by the coding sequence GTGTCAACTTCCGACGACTGTCCCATCGACATCGGTCGGATCTACAGTGGCGATGTGCTCGCCAGAATCCTGAGGACGCGGCTGACGCGGGTGGAGGCAGTCCTCGCCGCGGGCGTGCTCGTGCTCGGGCTCGGCGAGGTCTGGGTGCCGTTCAGCTCGCGCCAGGGCACCGGGTCCGCAACAGCCACGACGGTCGGGGTCGTTCTCGTGGCGGCCCTGATGCTCGTGAGCCGGCGGGAGCCCCTCGTCGTGCTGATCGCGTTCCCGGTGATCTGGCTCGTGGTCGGCGTGATCGCGTCGTCGTACGTGTTGTTCTACGGCCAGGCCGTGCCGCTGGAGATCGGCGTGTTCATGGCGGCCAGGTTCGGTCGCGGCCGCGCACCGCTGTATGCCGCGCTGATCGCCGGCGCGTCCCTCCTCGGGGTCGACCTCCTCGTGCCGGCGATGCAGGAAGCCAACGAGATCGTTTTCCACTGGGCGGTGACCGCGCTGGTGTGGAGCGCCGGCTTCGGGCTGCGCACCCTCGACCGGCGGGAGAAGGCGTCGATCCGCCGGGCCGTCGAGGCCGAGGTCGGTGCCGCCGAGCGAGCGATGCGCGCCGTGCTCGACGAGCGCGCCGTGATCGCGCGCGAGTTGCACGACATCGTGGGCCACGCGGTCAGCTCGATGGTCGTCCAGGCGGGCGCCGCGGAGGCCGGGGCCGACGATCCCGACTACGTCCGGGAGACCGCGGCGAGCATACGCAGCACCGGGATCGACGCCCTCGGGGAGATGCGCCGGCTGGTGTCGATGCTGCGGACGGCCGACGAGGCGCCATTGTCGCCGCAGCCTCGGCTCGAGGCGTTGCCGGCACTGATCGAGAAGACGTCGGCACAGGGAGTGCAGGCTGCCTTGACCGTGACAGGCACGCCTCGGCCGCTCCCGGCCGGTCTCGACCTCGTCGTCTACCGGATCGTCCAGGAGGCGTTGACCAACGTTCGCCGGCATGCCGTCGCCAGACGCTGCGACGTCTCGCTCGATTACGGCCCGTACTGCGTGTCCGTCGCGGTGGTCGACGACGGCAGCACCGCCTCGTCCGGTCCACCGGCCTCGGGCCACGGGCTGGTCGGCATGCGCGAGCGAGTCGCCCTCTACGGTGGCGAGCTGGCGGCCGGCCCGGGTCAGGCCGGCGGCTTCGCCGTCCGCGCCACACTCCCGGTGCCGCAATGA